TATTTCTTTGATGTTTCTTGATCTCAGTCATTGTGAATTGCAAGGGAATTTTCCAGACTTCCTCCTTCGCTTACCAAACCTTCATCACCTTGATTTATGGAACAACAATAATCTTACTGGCTCTCTACCTACATTTAATTGGACCAGTCCACTCAGGTACTTATCTCTTTCATACACAAGAATTTCTGTTGATTTGCCATACCTGTGTAATAGTGCCAAGTCTTTGCAAGCTTTGTTTCTTCGCAATTGTAGTTTTAGAGGTGCACCATATCCTACAAGATTGGCTAACCTCAGTCAATTAGTACAACTTGATACATTATTCCTTGATTACAACAATTTTGGAGGCCAAATCCCATTATTTTCTTTTAACCTCCAGCATCTCATCAAATTGGATCTTTCTGGCAACAATTTTGTTGGTAAGATTCCTGAAAATTTAGAAATAAACTCTACCCAAAGCCCATTCCCTATGCAATTAGAAGTCCTCGTCTTATCTGATAACTTACTCAGCGGATCAATACCTTCTTGGATGTATTCTCTTCCATTTCTAAAGTCTTTAAACCTAAATCGTAATAAAATTATTGgcccaattaaagaattcaaaTCAAGATTTCTTGAAAGCCTTCAGTTGGGTACCAATAAGCTGCATAGTCTGATTCCAAGCTCAATTTTTCTACAAGAGAACCTAAGAATTCTATATCTCTCAACCAATAATTTGTATGGTGTTTTGGAGTTAAACAAGTTCTCAATGTTGAGAAATCTTGAGAATCTTGATCTCTCTTATTACAATTTCACTTTGAGTTCAAATAACTATGATGGTAATAATCTTTTTCCTCGGCTGCAATATTTGAGTTTGGCTTCCTGCAATATTGTTGCATTTCCATATTTTCTGAAAAGCTTGAAAAAACTAAAGAGGATAGACCTTTCCCACAATCAAATTCATGGTAGCATTCCTCAATGGTTATGGAATCAAGGCACAACTTCATTGTCTCATTTAAATATATCATACAATTTTTTGACACATGTAGAGCAAATTCCATTTCAAAACTTGAAGTATTTAGATCTTCGCTCTAATATGATACAAGGGAATCTTCCAATCGTTCCACCTTCATTGATTGTTTTTTTCATCTCAAACAATCATTTATCCGGTGAGATACCTTCTACATATTGCACTTTGAGTAAGATATACATCCTTGATTTCTCTAATAATAGTATTCATGGAAAAATTCCTTCATGCCTTGGAAATAAATCATTCCTCTCTGTGTTGGATTTGGATATGAATAATTTTAGTGGAGAAATCTCTCGTGACATGTTTGAAAATTCAACTAGCTTGAGGAGTCTACACCTTAGTGGCAATCAACTAGAAGGATCCCTCCCACGTTCATTGTGGAATTGCAAAAATTTGGAAGTTTTAGATGTGGGAAAAAACAAGATAAATGATACCTTCCCTCATTGGTTGGAAGATCTTCCGATGCTTCAAGTTCTTGTTTTGAATTCCAATAAATTCCATGGTTCTATAGGGACACCAAAGGTCAAATctccttttaataagttgaaaaTTATGGACCTTTCCAATAATGAATTTAGTGGTCTTTTACCAACAAAGTACTTTGAAAGTTTCACGGCTACGATGGATGGACATGCAATCGGGAATATGACACGCATAGGAGACCACTATTACCAAGATTCTGTGATTGTAGTAATGAAAGGTAGTGAACGTTCATTAGAGAAAATCATAAGTATTTTTATTACAATTGATTTCTCAATAAATCACTTTGAAGGAGAGATTCCAGAATCGATTGGAAAGCTTAAGGCACTAAAGGGGCTGAACTTTTCTCAAAATAAATTAAAGGGTTCCATTCCAATGTCATTGACATATTTAAGTAATCTTGAATGGTTAGATTTGTCGTCAAATGAGCTAGTTGGAACGATTCCAAATGAATTACCAAATTTGACTCAACTTTCAACTTTAAACCTTTCGCATAATAAATTAGTGGGACCAATACCTAGTGGAAACCAATTTGATACATTCAACAATGATTCATATAGTGGAAACTTAGAATTATGTGGGTTTCCTCTATCGAAATCATGCAACAATGGTGAGATGCAACAAGAAGGCGATCATGGTGAGAAACATGAAGATCATGGAATTTTTAATTGGAATATCGTGAAGATAGGATATGGGTGTGGAATGATAATCGGAATATTTTTTGGATATATAATGCTTTTCAATACAAGGCTTGATTCTTGGCTTCGGAAAAAGATTGGAAGAGGAGCGGGACAAAGACAAGGACAAAGGACAAAGATTGGAAGAAGAGGCGTTGGAAGCGAATGATCGTTTGAGAAGGATCTAGAATTTCAAACAAAATTAGGTCATGATCAAAAGCATTGCCATATGGTAAGTGTGGAAAACAAATTTAATATCATTTTAGTgattcaaattatttattttatattaccaAAATTGAATGACCCAATaatgaattatttatttattttgttttatgtttgtttgttttgaTGAAGTACAAAAGGTGGCCGCAGTGTTGATGATTTGAGATGTACAACTACTTATGATTTGCCTAGAATGATGCATGGATCTCTTTTTCTAATTTAATTGTCTTTGGATTGTTCTTCACTACTAAAAAAATGTCATGTCCTAATTGAACaccattttctatttttttttccggTAAATATAGTTTTGCATTATCTATCAATCAATCCTTGTTCAAATGATATTTCATATTTTGTGTTAGAATTTATGTACAGTCGGATCCCGTATGATGATAATGGTGAGCAGACATGCATATTATATTATATcatatcatattatattatattatattatatattgggTATGGATGTTGTCTAGCACCTAACCGATCACTTCATAGAATTATAGTcatttgattaaaatcaattagGGATGCACACAGGTCGGATTTGCGGGTTTCGAGTTTATCGGGTTCAGATTTTGCGGGTTTCGGATTGAGAAAAATAGTACCGAAACCGATCTGAAATTTTTGAGTTTTTCAAGTTTTGGGTGTCGGGgttttttcgggttcgggtttcgggttgggctgggccttttgggttttgggccgaaaagctcAATTtggcaaaaataccatttttcaaaaatatcatttttaaataaaactgaaaaaaaaaatgtgtgataATATgaatgttcttttttttttttttttttttcactaaaTACACTATTTTATGTAAACTTTCCTTTATACAATTCTAACTACCAAGaaattaattgaaaaaataactcaaaaatctaAATTAACTAACATATCAAGTTTTCTTTAAAAATGAATAATACGCATATAATGTAATTTTTCTTTTCCAAATGTTTTGTCATTTAAACTATGTTATTATACatcctttcattttttttttaaagtaagaaaagaaaagaaagaagaaggaagttaAAATATAATGTCAATCAAAAGTCCAGAAACAAAATACAAACAAAGTTCAAATTaccaattacaaacataaaaaatgTCAAAGTCCTAAAATATAACCATAAACAAAGATAAAGTTCATAAACTAAAGTACATAACAAGTTAACTACAAAACCATAATAAAGTCCATAAGTCTACAACCATAGACATAAAGTCCatgaaaattcaaaatacaaaaaAGTTCATGTCCTTTCCTTCATtcctttcaaaattcaaagaaatttttttttaaagaaaagaaatcaaggataatatataaaaacatactaaGTAAAGGCAGGCAGGCACGAATAAATTCTTACAAGAAATTCTTTTAATTCATAGATTGTTGTGCATATGAGACTGAAAACTGAAAATTGACAGAGGATGAAGTTGGCCCAGTACTTGTAGGATCATTGGTCATCtctacaaatattattaatataaaagataaatattagattataaaacattcacacacttaaaataaatatttataagttatTAGTTTAGTTGCAAGTTCAACCACGAAAATCCAAATAAAATGTAATAAATTACCTGACTCAAGATATTCCGATGTTTGAAGCGCTTCTTTTTCATCCTTATAGTCTCGAATAATGATGGGTTGATGTGATATGCTCCACCAGTTATTGAGAAAAATTAATGCTTCGACCATCCTTGGGCTTAGCAAGCTTCTAAAAGGATCTAAAATCCGACCTCCTATAGAAAATGCCGACTCAGAAGCAACGGTGGTAACCGGTATAGCTAACACATCACGAGCCATGAGTGATAAGATCTTGTACTTGCACCCACTACTAGCCCACCAtcccaaaaaattaaaattctcaCTTGGTCGCTCACGTTCCTCTTCCAAATATTTATCGACCTCATTTTTTGTCATTCCATCATCCTTCTCCAATCTCCGTGCCACAAAACTCATCATGCCAATTTCGTGACTTCTTGTTTGCACTAGGTTGACCACTAACATGCATGACGAATGTGGATGAAGCACTAACAATAGATGTTGATTGTAGCTGAGTCATAGATGTCGATAGATGAAGACTTGATGTTGTCTCATTATATTGATCAAACATTGCCCGCATTGTCTTCTCTACCCTTTTCACCATCTCTTTGCACATCATCTCATCATAAGTAGCACTAAACCAATGGCTGAGATAGTCAAGCTTGTATCTTGGGTCAAGGACCAAGGCAATTAGAAGTGCCTCATTGCAATTATCAAGTTTTCCCCAATACTTGTCATACTTTAGTTTCATGCTCATTGCCATTGTCCTCAATAACTCATTCTCATCATCGTCAGCTACTAAGTCATACAGCTCCTGTTGCATATTGCAGATCTCAATGACGTGCTTATTAGCAGTAACATAAGTAGACCCACTAAACTTTAATGTTACTTCGTAAAAAGTCTCCAAAAACCTCAAAAACACTAAAGCATTATCCCAATCATCAACAGTGGGGGGCCCTCCTTTGGTTTTCCATCtttgtcaacctcatcaaaatatttcatataattagCATCTTTTTTCATCATGTCAAATGCCTTCGAAATTTTATTGCACAATTGAGCATTAGATATGTGGAGTTCCACCTTGTTGGGACATCTAAATACAGAAGCCCTTTACAGTCAATCATTTCCTGCATGACACGCTCCTTAAATTTTTTTAGCCTAGCAGGAGAAGACCTAACGAACCTCACAGCATTTCTAATTGCTGCAATTGACCAATGTTTTTCCTTCAACCCTTTAGTGACAATTAGGTTCACTATATGAGCGCAAcacctcatatgtaaaaactttcTATCCAAAATTAGTCCCTTCTCTTTCTCCTTGAATTGTTGCCTCAAGTATCTAATGGAAACATCATTAGAAGAAGCATTGTCTACCGTAATGGTAAACAACTTAGAGATGCCCCAATCTAAAAGACATAAGTCGATCTCATGGCCAATGGTTTCCCCTTTATGATCTACCACTTggcaaaaaattataattattttctgaTACTCCCAAGAATTATCAATCTAATGAGCAGTGATGACcatataattcaaattttgaatggaagTCCAAGTATCGGTAGTAATCGATATCCTCTCACggctcaaaatatttttcaatgtcaCCTTCTCCTCCTTATATAACTTCAATACATCTTTAGCAACAATCATTCGAGAAAGGATCTCAAACCTAGGTTGGAGTGTTTTGACAAATCTTTTGAACCCTTCACCCTCGACATATCTAAATGGTAACTCATCCAACACAATATGTTGTGTGAGGGCTACCCTACAAGCTTCTTTGTTATAAGCTGCCGCTACTAAGCTTGTTTCCCCCTCTTTCCCTCCCTTTACATGTTGAAAGCTTAAAGTCTTTTGTCTCTACTCATGAATCTTATACAGACTTAGCTTGCATACTTTCTTAAAATGGTTCCACAAATGACTAGTCCCATATTTTCTACTGTCACACAAGAAGTCAGACCCACAATAATTACATATCACTTGGGGGGAGAAGACTCTTCGTTAGGATCTGTCGAGGGTGGAGGAGGATCTTCCTTAGTAAAATGATCCTAAACAGATGacccttttccctttgttttcccgGTACTACTAGCATTAGGGATGGGAGGTCTAACCCTCTTTCTAGCCCCAATTTTTCTACCCTTTTCGGTAGGAGGAGCAGGGTTTTCAGTCTGAGTGAGAGGTGGTTGATCTTGATCATCTATCAGGGGAAGAGTTTCATTTACCTCATCAATATCCATTACCTAATACgacatatttaagaaaaaactaatcaacagagcaacacacaagcctataatccaCTAAGTAAAGGCATGCATGAATAAATTGTATCATTAGTTATTTATTCCCTtggataaattgtataaattaggtTTAATGTACTTTGAATGCCCTTGTTGAACTTGAATTTATAACTCTAGTATAAATTGACGTTGTTTTTCTCTTACATTAGTGTTGTTTGATGGATTTATCTACTCTCTTGTTCAATTTTAGTCTCTTATAAATTTTAGTGTACTTTGAATATGTCGTTTCTATTCATCATTATTAACTCTAAACAAAAGACCCTACTGAAAAAACTAATCGGACTTTTCATAGAAAACAGTTATATCcaacaatatatattatatattagaccaaacataaacatatccaacaatatatattatatattagaaCAAACATATTCAacaatataaacatatattaGACAAAAAAATCACAAAGATCAATGCAACCCCTTAAAAAATTCAACACAAAATCTACAGTTCAGCAACACAAAACTTGGACTCATACATTCCTTTTCCTATCTCCTTTTTTTTAATCTTCCATCATTTTCACAACTATTGTGCTTCTACACTACCAAAAACTTGTCCATTTCAAGAAAAACTCATATTCAACCTCAAATACAACggcaaaataaaaacaaaatcgaAAATGCATAAGAGACAAAAGTAACCGCGGTGGTGGCGCTGTGGCAGCGAAGGGAGGAGATGAGGCTGGCTGGTGGTGGCATTGTGGCTGGCGTGCTCCCTGGGCAGTTGGGTGGGTCTCTCCTCTCTTGACCGTGcgtgagagagaagaagaagggggGCTGGACTAGAGCTGGTGTGACCGTGTGTGTGAGTGAGGGAGTTGGGTGGGTGGCTGAGCACCGTGGCTCTGCTGCTTAGTGAGGGAGGCGGTCGTTCATGAGTGAAGGTGAAatagaagatttttttttttttcagttagtTTATTTTAGGGTTATCATTTGTCtttttcagaattttttttttaaaatttcggTCGGGTTCGAGTCACACCCAAACCCGAAATTATTTCATTTTAAAACCCGAACCCAACCCGACATATTTCGGGTTCGGGTCGGATTAAGCCCAAAATGGACAGGTTTTCCAAAAATTCGGGTTCTCGAGGTTCAAGTCGGGCGGGCTTTGTGGgttttcgggttttgcgggtcaaatgttcacccctaaaaTCAATGACTGGGATTATCTCTAAAACAAACaataatttttctaaattttttttaatcaatttagGGGTAAAGTAAAGGTTAACTGGCTAGAGTGGTTTTGGATTGAGAGCTTTACACATTAGTAGGAGTAAACACCTGAAAATTAGTTTTTTGGTCTTAGTACTCGAAAGTCACCTGAAAATGAATAATCACTCTCTTTGTCTATAGTGGAGAgtaaaaagagagaaagaaatagAGAAATGGGAAAGAAGAAGGGAAAGGGACTTTGATTTAATCAAGTATCACAATACCCTAGCGAAAATTTGACCTCAATAAATTCTCTCCAAAATTTTCACACATTTATGAAATATCTATACTTTTAGGGGCGACTTGTTGCTACTAATATGCCTCATGTCTCCCCTAATGatttttaaaagtaaaataaaaaataaaaatatatggaTTTTAAACTTagaattattaaaaaaaaccattacgtaattttaattatttactaCTTTAGACATCCTTACTAGattaagaaaaataattattaaaatgaatta
The Humulus lupulus chromosome 6, drHumLupu1.1, whole genome shotgun sequence DNA segment above includes these coding regions:
- the LOC133783225 gene encoding receptor-like protein 7 — encoded protein: MGWLVFLVCFVLLDSQFLIYPSTPLPSQLCHPDERSALLKFSNSLSLNPEYLDIAHLKTVSWKNGTDCCSWDGVLCDPISGHVIGLNMSFSFLQGSLHSNSTLFSLRHLQSLILDDINFNGSPIPSDFSSLANLKRLSLGNTNFSGNVPVELSHLSKLSHLVFSSTNSIFLETYVLKRMLQNFTDLRELTLNRVDMSDVPLDSSFTNVSISLMFLDLSHCELQGNFPDFLLRLPNLHHLDLWNNNNLTGSLPTFNWTSPLRYLSLSYTRISVDLPYLCNSAKSLQALFLRNCSFRGAPYPTRLANLSQLVQLDTLFLDYNNFGGQIPLFSFNLQHLIKLDLSGNNFVGKIPENLEINSTQSPFPMQLEVLVLSDNLLSGSIPSWMYSLPFLKSLNLNRNKIIGPIKEFKSRFLESLQLGTNKLHSLIPSSIFLQENLRILYLSTNNLYGVLELNKFSMLRNLENLDLSYYNFTLSSNNYDGNNLFPRLQYLSLASCNIVAFPYFLKSLKKLKRIDLSHNQIHGSIPQWLWNQGTTSLSHLNISYNFLTHVEQIPFQNLKYLDLRSNMIQGNLPIVPPSLIVFFISNNHLSGEIPSTYCTLSKIYILDFSNNSIHGKIPSCLGNKSFLSVLDLDMNNFSGEISRDMFENSTSLRSLHLSGNQLEGSLPRSLWNCKNLEVLDVGKNKINDTFPHWLEDLPMLQVLVLNSNKFHGSIGTPKVKSPFNKLKIMDLSNNEFSGLLPTKYFESFTATMDGHAIGNMTRIGDHYYQDSVIVVMKGSERSLEKIISIFITIDFSINHFEGEIPESIGKLKALKGLNFSQNKLKGSIPMSLTYLSNLEWLDLSSNELVGTIPNELPNLTQLSTLNLSHNKLVGPIPSGNQFDTFNNDSYSGNLELCGFPLSKSCNNGEMQQEGDHGEKHEDHGIFNWNIVKIGYGCGMIIGIFFGYIMLFNTRLDSWLRKKIGRGAGQRQGQRTKIGRRGVGSE